In Fibrobacter sp. UWB10, one DNA window encodes the following:
- the pyrC gene encoding dihydroorotase has protein sequence MFLPLPDDFHAHLRQGELMPGYVRDLVQQFGRAIIMPNTVPAMTSAKVIAEYKAQILEAAKAVRPDFVPLMTFKLNPNYTEQDLKDMMAVGVVAGKYYPAGVTTNSADGISDFEGIFPVVAMMEKFGLVLCVHGEEPGEFCLDREPAFIKRVETLAEKFPNLKIVFEHLSSAKSVEAVKRLPANVAATFTVHHLMMTLDDIVGDALRPHHFCKPLPKRPEDRAAIREAAFSGSPKFFLGTDSAPHQLGKKECPCGAAGVYSAPVAIPLLVQEFERAGHLDKLPNFIAGFGADFYGLKRTTQQIEVVREKWTVPAIVNGVVPLAAGQELDWKLA, from the coding sequence ATGTTTCTTCCTTTACCTGACGACTTTCATGCGCACCTCCGCCAGGGCGAATTGATGCCCGGTTACGTTCGCGACTTGGTTCAACAATTTGGTCGCGCCATCATTATGCCGAACACCGTTCCCGCAATGACTTCTGCTAAGGTGATTGCCGAATACAAGGCGCAGATCTTGGAGGCGGCAAAGGCCGTGCGCCCGGACTTTGTTCCGCTCATGACTTTCAAACTGAACCCGAATTATACGGAACAAGATTTGAAGGATATGATGGCGGTCGGTGTTGTGGCGGGCAAGTATTACCCTGCAGGCGTGACCACCAACAGCGCCGACGGCATCAGCGATTTCGAAGGCATTTTCCCGGTTGTCGCCATGATGGAAAAGTTTGGCCTTGTGCTGTGCGTGCACGGCGAAGAACCGGGTGAATTCTGCCTGGACCGCGAGCCCGCCTTCATCAAGCGCGTAGAAACATTGGCCGAAAAATTTCCGAACTTGAAAATCGTCTTTGAACACTTGAGTTCGGCGAAGTCGGTCGAGGCAGTCAAGAGACTCCCCGCGAACGTGGCCGCCACCTTCACGGTGCACCACCTGATGATGACTCTCGACGACATCGTGGGAGACGCCTTACGGCCGCACCATTTCTGCAAGCCACTCCCGAAGCGGCCGGAAGACCGTGCCGCCATTCGTGAAGCCGCCTTCAGCGGCTCGCCCAAGTTCTTTCTCGGCACGGACTCTGCGCCGCACCAGCTCGGCAAAAAGGAATGCCCCTGCGGCGCAGCAGGCGTCTACAGCGCCCCGGTCGCCATCCCGCTCTTGGTTCAAGAATTCGAAAGGGCTGGCCACCTGGACAAGCTCCCGAATTTTATCGCAGGCTTCGGCGCCGACTTTTACGGCCTTAAGCGGACCACGCAGCAGATCGAAGTCGTCCGCGAAAAGTGGACTGTACCCGCGATCGTAAACGGAGTCGTCCCGCTCGCCGCCGGCCAGGAACTCGACTGGAAGCTCGCATAA
- a CDS encoding ATP-binding cassette domain-containing protein: protein MEDIHLAYRDIVGAMFSKPRILGYFRGIETDPQKELISNVNFSVKRGETVCIGGPSGQGKSALLRIIAGLTRPTRGHIYYFGEFIPPEKLTALEVAKRQVGMVFQNGALISNLRVRDNIGLPLRYHKMGSPAEIDEKINMAMDLMRVRDEADLFPHMLSVGMQKRVAIARSWAMDPKLLLMDEPTAGLDNYNRRNLLPLIDNMRTLFKTTIIIVTHDLMISKELDCNICFLHRKTLTEPKPFDYWLNSDSEISRELFRDLRNSG, encoded by the coding sequence ATGGAAGATATCCACCTTGCCTATAGGGACATCGTAGGAGCGATGTTCTCTAAGCCAAGAATTTTAGGGTATTTCAGAGGCATCGAAACGGACCCGCAAAAAGAGCTGATTTCCAACGTGAATTTTTCTGTCAAACGCGGTGAAACGGTTTGCATTGGCGGTCCTTCTGGCCAAGGTAAGAGTGCTCTTTTACGAATTATCGCAGGGCTTACCCGTCCCACCCGCGGACACATTTACTACTTCGGTGAATTCATTCCGCCTGAAAAGTTGACGGCTCTAGAAGTAGCCAAGCGCCAAGTGGGAATGGTATTCCAAAACGGGGCTTTGATTTCAAACCTGCGTGTACGCGACAACATCGGACTTCCACTCCGTTACCATAAAATGGGATCTCCCGCCGAAATCGACGAAAAAATCAACATGGCCATGGACTTGATGCGTGTACGCGATGAAGCAGACTTGTTCCCGCACATGCTCAGTGTCGGCATGCAAAAACGTGTCGCGATTGCTCGTAGTTGGGCTATGGACCCGAAGCTATTGTTGATGGACGAACCGACGGCAGGGCTTGACAACTACAACCGCCGCAACCTGCTGCCGCTGATTGATAACATGCGTACATTGTTCAAAACGACAATCATTATCGTGACGCATGACCTTATGATTTCGAAGGAACTGGACTGCAACATTTGTTTCTTGCATCGCAAGACTCTCACAGAGCCCAAACCCTTTGATTACTGGCTCAACAGCGATAGCGAAATTTCTAGAGAATTGTTCCGCGACCTCCGCAATAGCGGGTAG
- a CDS encoding ABC transporter permease has protein sequence MKERSSRNWHRFSLPARAFHLLGLFVLHRQFGQQIALFCRAIASLFSKKRSFKTDTRNIIMQTFFTAVEIFPILFVVATLFGAVTIIEVISMMGKMGFADFVGSTIVIVIIRELGPILTAFLIAGRSGSSLTTYIGSMVINDEVDALASMGVNPIRFLVMPGLIGGCIAMFIMNIFFSASAIFAGFVVTKVIIHVTGNIMNTQLTWSYLSTEIMNALEITDFAFMVIKPLVFGAIITTNACYQALNIQRDIRQVPKAVSRSVIKSFLYIVVADVVISIFYIVDYIKNLNTLI, from the coding sequence ATGAAGGAAAGGAGCTCTAGAAACTGGCACCGCTTTTCGCTCCCCGCAAGAGCGTTTCATTTGCTGGGCCTGTTCGTGTTGCACCGTCAGTTCGGTCAACAAATTGCCTTGTTCTGCAGGGCTATCGCAAGTCTGTTTTCTAAAAAGCGTAGCTTCAAGACAGACACCCGAAACATCATCATGCAAACGTTCTTTACGGCCGTCGAAATTTTCCCGATTCTTTTTGTTGTGGCAACCTTGTTTGGTGCCGTTACCATCATCGAAGTGATTTCAATGATGGGCAAAATGGGCTTCGCCGACTTTGTGGGAAGCACAATTGTGATCGTCATTATCCGCGAACTAGGCCCTATTCTCACCGCATTCTTGATTGCAGGCCGAAGCGGATCTTCGCTGACCACCTATATCGGCAGCATGGTCATTAACGACGAAGTAGACGCTCTAGCCTCTATGGGTGTAAACCCCATTCGATTCTTAGTCATGCCGGGCCTAATTGGCGGATGCATCGCCATGTTCATCATGAACATTTTCTTTAGCGCAAGCGCCATCTTTGCTGGATTTGTCGTCACCAAGGTTATCATTCACGTAACCGGCAACATCATGAACACTCAGCTGACCTGGTCATACCTGAGTACCGAAATCATGAACGCCCTTGAGATTACTGATTTCGCCTTCATGGTCATCAAGCCTCTTGTTTTCGGCGCCATTATCACCACAAACGCCTGTTACCAAGCACTGAATATTCAACGCGACATTCGCCAAGTTCCCAAAGCCGTTTCGCGTTCCGTGATCAAATCTTTCCTGTACATTGTCGTTGCCGACGTGGTTATTTCGATATTCTATATTGTTGACTACATAAAGAACCTCAATACGCTTATCTAA
- the yihA gene encoding ribosome biogenesis GTP-binding protein YihA/YsxC, with amino-acid sequence MMENKPKGIKANLPPKTSHHAPVTVGDYKIISAEFVKGATSIKHLPEERLPQIAFLGRSNVGKSSLMNALMGRKDLVKVGRTPGKTRELNFFKVNGKFFLVDLPGVGFAKVSNSKRDQMADFIRDYVEKCKDLKGLIYLVDVRHGGHAIDIETVEAIRATGCPVLIVASKRDKANQSELAKGLRSIKEKFGLDQNPLSVSSFKKFGLGDLWHNILEAIEQKDEGKEL; translated from the coding sequence ATGATGGAAAACAAGCCGAAAGGAATAAAGGCAAACCTTCCGCCTAAAACCAGTCATCACGCTCCCGTAACCGTTGGCGACTATAAAATTATTTCCGCTGAATTTGTCAAAGGAGCCACAAGCATCAAGCACCTTCCCGAAGAACGCTTACCGCAAATAGCCTTCCTCGGACGCTCCAATGTGGGCAAATCTTCGCTCATGAACGCCCTGATGGGCCGTAAAGACCTGGTAAAAGTGGGAAGAACCCCCGGAAAAACCCGCGAATTGAATTTTTTCAAAGTCAACGGGAAGTTTTTTCTAGTAGATTTACCAGGTGTAGGCTTTGCAAAAGTCAGCAACAGCAAACGAGACCAGATGGCAGACTTTATCCGCGATTATGTGGAAAAGTGCAAGGACCTGAAAGGACTCATTTATCTGGTAGACGTGCGCCATGGTGGTCACGCTATCGATATCGAGACGGTCGAAGCTATCCGTGCTACCGGTTGCCCCGTGTTGATTGTTGCAAGCAAACGCGACAAGGCAAACCAATCGGAACTTGCAAAAGGACTCCGCAGCATCAAGGAAAAATTCGGTCTTGACCAGAATCCCTTGAGCGTGAGTTCTTTCAAAAAGTTCGGACTCGGTGACCTATGGCACAATATTCTGGAAGCGATAGAACAGAAAGATGAAGGAAAGGAGCTCTAG
- the recR gene encoding recombination mediator RecR encodes MNIEPQSLEALIGEFSSLPGIGQKTARRLAYHILSKNEGDVERFSANLLNAKKNVHPCPRCYAFTDEDLCPVCKARPDSKCICVVEKSSDIVPFERSGIYKGTYFVLGGVISPLDGIGPEHLHLPELVKRIKDEGIEELIFALGSSPEADSTALMLDHMLAGVNVKRTRLARGIPMGSDLEFVDEVTMLRAFEGRVSL; translated from the coding sequence ATGAACATTGAACCGCAAAGTCTTGAAGCGTTAATCGGGGAATTTTCATCGCTCCCCGGAATCGGGCAAAAGACCGCCCGAAGGCTTGCGTATCATATTCTTTCTAAAAACGAAGGTGATGTAGAACGCTTCTCGGCGAACTTGCTGAACGCCAAAAAGAACGTTCACCCCTGCCCGCGCTGCTACGCCTTTACCGACGAAGACCTTTGTCCCGTTTGCAAGGCAAGGCCCGACTCCAAGTGCATTTGCGTGGTTGAAAAAAGTTCCGACATCGTTCCGTTCGAACGCTCGGGCATTTATAAAGGCACTTATTTTGTCCTTGGTGGCGTGATTTCGCCCTTGGACGGCATAGGTCCCGAACACTTGCATCTGCCCGAACTGGTAAAGCGCATTAAAGACGAAGGCATCGAAGAACTTATATTTGCATTAGGTTCTAGCCCCGAAGCCGACAGCACAGCGCTCATGCTCGACCACATGCTTGCAGGCGTAAACGTCAAGCGCACGCGCCTTGCCCGCGGCATCCCGATGGGGTCTGACCTGGAATTTGTCGACGAAGTCACCATGCTCCGCGCTTTCGAAGGGAGAGTCAGTCTATGA
- a CDS encoding EAL domain-containing protein: MQTLAYLARQPILDREGKIYAYELLFRDSPESDIAIIASDVLATAQVLENVLNNIGIERLIGNNKAFVNCSRNMLLDNLFGLLNPKYFVLEVLEDVEVDEAIVKAVQRYRALGFELALDDFIFNDEFITRFKPLFPYVSYVKMDVVDNSQESMNAAAVFFKTMGVKLLAEKVEDEATFKRCEEAGYDYFQGFFFAKPELVTGRKIDATSATLLQLLLRIKSRPSLEDMVESITKHEDIAQNLLRFVNSDSETKHSRISTVKDAIVWVGMRRIQEWLMLMLYARPELGMSPQASPLFQNASHRAKFMESLARCIDENNDDFCAKAFMVGLISRMDALVRAPLETILPDAPADDEMQDALLNRSGRLGTLLRLADAVELDDRDSIQTCLKEEGIHFAQLKLCINESYSFANEH, from the coding sequence ATGCAAACACTTGCTTACTTAGCACGCCAGCCTATCCTCGACCGCGAGGGTAAGATTTACGCGTATGAGCTCTTGTTTCGCGATTCGCCCGAAAGCGACATCGCGATTATCGCAAGCGATGTGCTCGCGACCGCTCAAGTGCTCGAAAACGTGCTGAACAATATCGGTATCGAACGCCTGATTGGAAACAACAAGGCGTTCGTGAACTGCAGCCGCAACATGCTGCTCGACAACCTGTTCGGGCTCTTGAACCCCAAGTACTTTGTACTCGAGGTTCTCGAAGACGTCGAAGTCGACGAAGCAATCGTCAAAGCCGTCCAGCGCTACAGGGCACTGGGCTTCGAACTGGCGCTCGACGACTTCATTTTCAACGACGAATTCATTACGAGATTCAAGCCGCTGTTCCCTTACGTGAGCTACGTAAAGATGGACGTGGTCGACAACTCGCAAGAGTCCATGAACGCAGCGGCAGTCTTCTTCAAGACCATGGGAGTCAAACTCCTGGCCGAAAAGGTGGAAGACGAAGCCACGTTCAAGCGCTGCGAAGAAGCAGGCTACGACTACTTCCAAGGGTTCTTCTTTGCAAAGCCCGAACTCGTGACCGGCCGTAAAATCGACGCTACTTCGGCAACGCTTTTGCAGTTGTTGCTTCGCATCAAGTCGCGCCCGAGTCTCGAAGACATGGTCGAAAGCATTACCAAGCACGAAGACATTGCCCAGAACCTGCTGCGCTTTGTGAACTCCGACTCGGAAACCAAGCACAGCCGCATTAGCACCGTCAAAGACGCCATCGTCTGGGTCGGCATGCGCCGCATTCAAGAATGGCTGATGCTCATGCTGTACGCACGCCCGGAACTTGGCATGAGCCCGCAGGCATCGCCCTTGTTCCAGAACGCAAGCCATCGCGCCAAGTTCATGGAAAGCCTCGCCCGCTGTATCGACGAAAACAACGACGACTTCTGCGCGAAGGCATTCATGGTCGGACTCATCAGCCGTATGGACGCTTTGGTACGCGCCCCGCTCGAAACCATTTTGCCCGACGCTCCCGCCGACGACGAAATGCAAGACGCCCTTTTGAACCGCAGTGGCCGCCTCGGCACACTGCTTCGCCTGGCCGACGCCGTGGAACTCGACGACCGCGATTCCATTCAGACTTGTCTCAAGGAAGAAGGCATCCACTTCGCCCAACTGAAACTCTGCATCAACGAATCCTACAGTTTTGCCAATGAACATTGA
- the hisG gene encoding ATP phosphoribosyltransferase, protein MIKVALPNKGMLFEPTQELLKACGYKATKPYKTLTQLDTKNGIEFFFLRPSDIPMYVGRGIIDAGITGIDFNAEAKSPAVKVLDLPYGASKMCAAVPNESPVQSLDELKNATIATSFPHIVEGYYKKDMNFVVLEGAVEISVSLGVADAIVDVVETGTTLKQAGLRIVGEPLFRSNAALFCNPQKTELEEVNTLIRRIQGKLVAQTYMMIEYDCPAEILQKACELTPGLDAPTVTKLHGREWYAVKAMVPQEEANAIMDKLWDVGARSILLFGIKSARI, encoded by the coding sequence ATGATTAAGGTAGCTCTCCCGAATAAGGGCATGCTCTTTGAGCCCACCCAGGAACTTTTGAAGGCTTGCGGTTACAAGGCCACCAAGCCGTACAAGACATTGACCCAGCTCGACACCAAGAACGGAATCGAATTCTTCTTCTTGCGTCCGAGCGACATTCCGATGTACGTGGGCCGCGGTATCATTGATGCCGGCATTACGGGTATCGACTTTAACGCCGAAGCCAAGAGCCCGGCAGTCAAGGTTCTCGACCTGCCTTATGGCGCTTCCAAGATGTGCGCCGCAGTGCCTAACGAAAGCCCGGTGCAGTCTCTTGATGAACTCAAGAACGCAACGATTGCCACCAGCTTCCCGCACATTGTCGAAGGCTACTACAAGAAGGACATGAATTTCGTGGTGCTCGAAGGCGCCGTCGAAATCTCGGTTAGCCTCGGCGTGGCAGATGCCATTGTCGACGTGGTCGAAACCGGTACCACGCTCAAGCAGGCTGGACTTCGCATTGTGGGCGAACCGCTCTTCCGTAGCAACGCCGCCCTCTTCTGCAACCCGCAGAAGACCGAACTCGAAGAAGTCAACACGCTGATTCGCCGCATTCAGGGTAAGCTCGTCGCTCAGACATACATGATGATCGAGTACGACTGCCCGGCCGAAATTCTCCAGAAGGCATGCGAACTCACGCCGGGCCTCGACGCCCCGACGGTGACCAAGCTTCACGGCCGCGAATGGTATGCAGTGAAGGCCATGGTTCCGCAAGAAGAAGCAAACGCCATCATGGACAAGCTTTGGGACGTTGGCGCACGCAGCATTCTCCTGTTCGGTATCAAGAGCGCCCGTATCTAA
- the hisE gene encoding phosphoribosyl-ATP diphosphatase, which yields MTFEEMFALACQRKKEMPEGKGTTELFKKGPHGIGKKLVEEAAESWMAARFESRDAQCLELSQVLYYVAVMMAEKGLTLEEVYAKL from the coding sequence ATGACATTTGAAGAAATGTTCGCACTGGCTTGCCAGCGCAAAAAAGAAATGCCCGAAGGCAAAGGTACCACTGAACTGTTCAAGAAGGGTCCGCACGGCATTGGCAAGAAGCTTGTCGAAGAAGCCGCCGAAAGCTGGATGGCCGCTCGCTTCGAAAGCCGCGACGCCCAGTGCTTGGAACTTTCTCAGGTTCTTTACTACGTGGCCGTTATGATGGCCGAAAAAGGTCTCACCCTCGAAGAAGTGTACGCTAAACTATGA